The Vampirovibrio chlorellavorus nucleotide sequence GAAAGATGAATCATAGTGACTGCGCCGTTTTCAGGTACGACAATGCCAGCTCCCGAATGGCCGCTTCCTCCCGCTTGGCCACCAGCGCTTTGGGCAGCAAGGGGCCGCCTACGCCCACGGCCAAGGCGCCCGCCTTCAGGTATCCCGGGACATGTTCTTGCAGAATACCCCCGGTAGGGACCACTTGCAACTGGGGAAAGGGGCCTCGCAGGGCGCTTAAAAACTCCGCCCCGCCCGAACACTGGGCCGGGAAAAATTTAACGGCCAAAGCGCCCAACTGGGTGGCCCGATGCATTTCGGTAGGGGTTAGGCAACCGGGTAAAATCAGGACATCGTCCGTTTCTGCCATGGGAATGATGCTCTCTATCAGGGCAGGCGAGACAATAAATTCCGCTCCGGCCGACAGTGCCTGATAAGCGGTGTCCACATCCAAAACCGTACCGGCTCCAATCAGGGCCTCGGGATACTCTTCGGTCAGGGATTCAATCACATCAGCGGCTTCGGGGACGGTAAAGGGGATTTCAATGGCCCCAAAGCCACACTGAAGGAGTAAGTGACTGGCCCATAAGGCGCTTTCCGGGGAGTTTGTGCGCACAATGGCGATGAGTTTCGCTTGGCCCAACTGGTGCAGCGCCTTTTGGCGTCTGGCAGTTTCGGAGTTCTGAATCTCGGGGGAGGGACTGCTTTCCATCAGGAGTGACCCTTTTCGCTGACGGGTCTTAACACGGCACGGGCGGGGGCACCGTCTCCGTTTTCCAGCTTGAGTGGCAGGCACAGCAACTCGTACCAGCCCGGTTTTACCCCCTTCAGGGTGAGGCCTTCCAGAATATAGACCCCGGCCTTCATCAGCCGGTGATGGGTGGGGGCCTCTTCCTCGTACAGGGTTTTGGCGTGAAAGGCTTCTACGGAAAGATAGTCGATGCCCACCAGTTTGACGCCCAATTCCACCAAAAAATCGGCGGCATGCGGGTTAAGGTGGCAAAAGTGTTCGTTGAAGGATTGTTTGTACCACTCCCGCTCCGAGTTCACGGTTTTAAACAGCACCCGCTCCGCTTTGCGCAGATCCAGAAAGGAGGGATTGCGCTGCAATTCGCCCAGGGTGATCTTTTCCGGGTCTTCAATCTCTACCACCAGCGCCGGGCCAATATAGGGGGATAAATCCATCTCGCTCAGGCTATTGCCGTCCTGCTTAAAGTGGGAAAAAGCGTCCACATGGGTGCCGGTATGAGATCCCAGTTTGAGGAAGGACACCGTGGCCGGGTCGCCGCAGCGCACATCCAGGGTTCGGGTAATTTCGACTCCCGGATCGCCGGGCCAGGCAATCATTTGATGCGACAGGGGGATGGAAATATCAATGAGGGTTTGGCGCATGAGGGCGGTTCTTTACAACAAACAGAGACGGGCTATTCCAGAAATGCCTGTGTTTATCCTTTCTCTATCATAACGAAGGGGGACTCGTTCGTCGATCGTTGTTCTGAGCTGTGGCCCGACGGAAGACGCTACCCAAAGCCTGCTGTCCGGGCAAAATCGTGGAGACGCAATTAGTCAGTTGTCTGGCTCAGCTTGCCCGGCTGACCAATTGTCACAGTGGAACCCTGCCGCCATAATACTGCCTATCCGATGCAATGGTGACAGGAATGAAGTTGATTCCTGACAGGTCGATTACGCAATAACTTCTGTTTCGCACAAGCAGGGGGAGGGTATTATGACCAGTAAACAAGGGTCTGGAACCAGCAAGCGCGGGTTCGCTTCCATGGATCCGGTCAAACAGCGGGAAATCGCTAGCAAAGGCGGAAAGGCCGCTCACGAAAAAGGCACCGCTCACGAGTTTACGCCTGAAGAGGCAGCCGCAGCTGGCCGCAAAGGTGGCCAAGCCAGTGGTCGGGGACGTTCGGCGACTCGTTCGGCTGAATAGGCTCCCGCTTTTTCAGGAAACCCAGATTTTCCAGGGGGCCAGATTTTTCGAGGGGGAATGAAAAGGGCATCTGTTTCAGGTGCCCTTTTTGCTGGCGTTTGCTATACGCTTTCTGGCAGGGGGAGGCCCATTCCACTACAATGAGAACATGACCGCATCGCCCTTAACGCAAACCGAACTGACCCGCCTGATCAAGGAAAAAGCCCTGGCGTTGGGGTTTGCCAAGGTGGGCATCGTGCCCGCCGAGCCGTTTCGGAATGGAGCGGTGGAGCGCTTGCAGACCTGGCTATCGCAGGGGTTTCAAGCGGACATGGCCTGGATGGTCAGCCATTACGACAAGCGCAAGGACCCGGCCTCGCTGATGGAGGGCACCCGCTCGATTGTGTGCGTGGCCCTGAATTACTTCAACACGGACGCCTACGATTCTCAGGATGCCAAGGAGCTAAAAATCGCCAAATACGCCCGAGGCACCGATTATCATTATGTGGTCAAGGATCGGCTGAAGGAGCTGCTGGCCTACGTGCAAACGCTGCAACCTGACGTGCAGGGGCGGGCCTTGACCGATAGCGCCCCCATTATGGAAAAGCCGTTGGCCGTGCAGGCTGGCTTGGGCTGGATGGGCAAAAACGGCAACCTCATTCTGCCGGGAATGGGCTCGTTTTTCTTTTTGGGGGAGTTGCTGCTGGATGTTGCGCTGGATTATGACACCACTGTGGTGCCGGATCAGTGTGGCAGTTGCAGGCGTTGCATTGAAGCCTGTCCCACGGAGGCCATTGTAGAGCCAACCGTGGTGGATGCCAACCGCTGTATTGCCTACTGGACCATTGAGTACAAGGGCGAACAGTTCCCGGCAACCATACGTGAGCATTTGAACGGCTGGGTGTTCGGCTGTGACATTTGTCAGGATGTGTGCCCCTGGAATATCAAGTTCGCCCGCCCCACCGAGGAAGCGGCCTTTCAGCCCCGGTCCTTGACGAGGCATCCACACCGGGAAACCTTGATGGCGTTGGATGAGGAGCAGTTTCGGGAGGCGTTTCGCAAAAGCCCCATCAAGCGCCCCAAGCTGGCGGGCCTTCAGCGGAATGTGCGGATGGCCACTGAATAGCGTCCGCCCTCTTGGCTTGTGCCATCTTTGCGGTATGATATGTCATCTCCTTTCTAGGGGTGGCTGCTTTGGCAGTCAGGGTTTTTGGGCCTTCATGCAGCGCTTGCGCAAACTGGCGCGCGGGGCCCCATGGCAATTTGAAACCCGGGATTTGCAGCCCTTGATTGATTTTGAGACTGAGTTTGAATTGATTGCATTTGAATTGAGACGAGAAGGCCACTGATGATTAAACTGGATTACGGCAATATTTCCACTGAAAAAGTGGGTCAAGCCCACGGATTGAACTTGCCTCAGGTGTTTGAGGACTATCGCGAACAGATTCAGGACATTGTCAGTCGCATTTACGCGGAAAAAGACCAGCCCGGCGGCTGGAAGCGCTGGCTGAATTTGGGGTATGACCAAACACTGCTGGATGAATTGAACGCCTACGCTCAGTCTGTGAAAGGTCGCTTCAGCGATATGGTGATTTTGGGGATTGGCGGCTCCTCGTTGGGGGGCTATGCCATGCTGCGGGCCTTGCTGCACCCTTACTGGAACCAGCTCAGCGATGCCCAGCGCAACGGGTTTCCCCGGTATTATTTTGTGGAAAACGTGGACAGCGACCAGATCAACCCCTTAATGGACATGCTGGACCCCCAGCGCACCCTGTTTGTGGTGATCTCCAAGTCGGGCACCACGGCGGAAACCATGAGCGCCTTTATGATCGCCAAGGACTGGCTGGAGCAAAAACTGCCTGCGGATCAGGTGAAGCAGCACATTGTGGCCATTACGGATGCTCAAAAAGGTGTGCTGCGCCCGGTGGCCAACCAGTTGCATTACCAGACCTTTGAAGTGCCCGATGACGTGGGCGGTCGTTTCTCCGTGTTCTGTGCGGTGGGGCTGCTGCCTGCCGTGTTATGCGGCATTTCACTCTCCGAGATTCAAAAAGGCATTCAGGATCTGGATAAAGTGCTGCAAAACCCCGATCTTCAGCAAAACCCGGCGGCGCAAGGCGCTTTAATTCAGTACCTGCTGTATCAGCAAGGCAAGCCCATTTCCGTGTTTATGCCCTATTCCTATCGTCTGGCCTCCGTGTCAGATTGGTACGTGCAGTTATGGGCGGAATCTCTGGGCAAAAAGCACGACTTGCAAGGCAATGTGGTGCATGTGGGGCCCACCCCGGTTCGGGCCGTTGGGGTGACCGATCAGCACTCTCAGGTACAGTTGTTTAATGAAGGCCCCTTTGACAAGGTGTTTACCTTTATTTCGGTGGGCAAGCCCGCCCAGGATATTCAGATTCCGGCCAATCAGTTTAGCGACGTGGAGGATCTCAATTACCTGAACGGAAAACCCATGAGCCAGCTGATGCAAGCGGAATTTGAGTCCACCCGGGCCAGTATTACCAATAACCAGCGTCCTAACATGACTTTGCACCTCCCGCAGGTGGATGCCTATCACTTTGCCCAGCTTCTGTATCTGCTGGAAGTGCAGACGGCCATCGCAGGGGCCTTGATGGGCATTGATCCCTTTGATCAGCCCGGGGTGGAGCTGGCCAAGAAGTACACCTACGCCCTGATGGGTCGCAAGGGGTATGAAGGGCTGGTATCGGAAGCCCGTGGCCTAAAGAGCCCCCTGGGTGTTTAACGGCATCAGGGATACGGATGAGTTCTTCTTGATGGGTTGCTCTTTGAGAAAACTCAAAAACATCCCCCCTTAAGCAGTTATAATGCAATCAGCATCAACTGATGAACAGTGCTTTGTTTTATCTCTCAACTTCACCGTATCAGAACGCGTTTCAAGTCAATATTGTATTGGAGGTAGTATTCGATGCCTTTTGTAATTACCGAACCTTGCGTTAATGTTAAAGACAAAGCCTGCGTTGGCGTTTGCCCCGTAGACTGTATCTATGATTTTGATGGTGAGAACCAGCTCTACATCCACCCGGATGAGTGCATTGAGTGTGGTGCTTGCCAACCCGTTTGCCCGGTCAGCGCTATCTTTATGGACGCCGAAGTCCCCGCTGATCAAGCCAAGTACATCGATTTGAACGCCGAAAAAGCCCGCGCCCTGAAAGGCTAGTTTTTTCGGTTGGCATTCAGCCTTCCAATACAAAAAAATGCCTGGAGCTTTTCAGTTCCAGGCATTTTGCTGCTAACCGATTATTCACTGCGTGTTTGAGAGGACTGATGGTTCAGGAGGGGTGAGACGGGCCGACAGTTCCTGCACGACGTGGGTCATGCTGACTTGCGCATTATTCAGGGGGCTCCAGATTTGCCGGGCACCCGCCGAATAGGGGGTCAGGCAGTAAATGGTCAGGATGGTAGCCAGTAACCCGAAGCCAATGGGTAAATTGCGTTTAAAAAATTCTATCAGGACAGGAATGATCACCAGGCCACTGACGAGAATAGAAGTCCACATGCCTGTCCAGGCCAATGTCGATTCCATGGTAAGAATTTCCTCATGCGCTGATTCAAGGCGTTGCACTGACTTCAAGAATGAACCAGAAAATTGGAGTGATGTTTGTCCTGCTAACAGACAGGGCTGACTCCTGTGGATGCAGTACTTATACCAAGCTGAATTCGTTTTTAAACCTGTCACTGGTAAAATCATTGATGATGATGTCACTGCCTCGATTTTTAGTGCGTTTGAGCGCTTCTTGCATTGCATTTCTGCTGGTGCTGGTTTTTGTCATTCGGGTATTTGCTCCCGGAAACCCGGACACGGCGGCGTTTTTTCAACTGCTGGCCCTGATTCAGCCGGTTTTGGACACTGCCGCCTTGATTCTGAGCTGGCCGGTTCAGCAGATTTGCCAGTGGGTTCAACATTTTTTACCGACTGCCTGGCAAGGTGGTTTCCCGGTCAGTTCGGCGGCCGGGTGCGCGCAAGCGCTGGTGGATGGGTTTCTGCAATTGCCCGGTATGATGACCTCCCCCTTGGCGCCTGCCTTGCTGGATGTTCATTACGAGTCGCAGTTCCCCGGGGTGCTGGATTGGCGGCTGTTGTTGTCCGTTGCCTTTTGGGGCTGGGTGGAGTCCCTCTTTTTAAAGGGCCTTAACATTGTGGATGCTCGCCTCTATCGGCATCAGATTCGTCAGCGGGATGAGGCTTTGCTGCGTTCTTTTCAAGGGGGAGAGGCGCGTTCAGAGGAGCCGTCGGTCGCGACGTCCAAAAACTTGCTGTTCAACCAAGTGGTGCGGGGCCTGAAAAATGAAATTTCCGCTTTGAATCAGTCGGTGAATCTGGACCCGTTGACCCAGTTATTCAACCGGGGCTATCTGGATGTTTATCTGGACGCGGAATTGCAAAAAGCCCGCTGGAATGGTTCGGCTTTGGCGGTTTTATTGCTGGATGTGGATAACTTTAAGCAGATCAATGATCACTACGGTCATGCCTCCGGCGATGAGGTCTTGCAAAAGGTGGCGTCCGTGCTGCTGAACATCAAACCGCCACAAGGAAAGGCCATGGCCTTTCGCTATGGAGGGGAGGAGCTGGTTGTGGTACTGACCAACACCAGCCCGGTGGAGGCAGAGCAAGTGGCGGAGACGGCTCGGGTTTATATCCAGAAGCTCAAACTGGATCTGGCCCCTGAGCATTCCATTAGCGCCAGTGTGGGTTGCTGTACGCTGCAATTTTCTGAGACGTTGGCCCAGATGGCGTTGACCTCCGCTGACTTGTTGGCCAAGGCCGATGCGTTGATGTATCAGGCCAAGCAAACCGGTAAAAACCGGGTCGTGGCCAATACGTTTGGTTGAATCGGCCTCGGGTCAGTCCCGAAGATTTCAGCTAAACCTGGCTGAGTGATTCGCTGAGCAGTTTTTTCAGGGCGTTGATCAAGGCGGCCACGTCCTCGGGCTGGGTATAGTAGCCAATGCTGGCCCGCACCGTCCCACCCCGATGAATGCTGCCAATGGCCTCATGCGCCATGGGGGCACAGTGGAAACCGGCCCGCAGGGCGATGCCGTACTGTTCAAACAGGCGCTCGCCCACCACTTTAGGCTCTTGTCCCAGTATGTTGAAGGAGACAACGGGTGTTTTGTGGGCGACATCCGTATGGCCGTAAATGGTCACTTCCGGGATTTCCTGCAAGCCGCTCAGCAGTTGAGCAAGCAGGGTGATTTCGTGCCGGTGAATATTGCTCAGGCCTGTTTCCTGCACCCAGCGGGCTCCTTCGGCCAGGGCCAGGATTTGGGGCAGCGGAATGGTTCCCACTTCAATGCCATCCGGCGGGGAGGCGTTCAAGGTGTGCTTGCCGGAGTCGTTACCGGTGCCGCCTTCCATAAAGGTGTTCAGCTGTACCGCCTCGGACACGTACAAAGCACCCACGCCCGGTGGGCCGTATAGGGACTTATGACCGGGAACGGCCAGCATATCTATGTTCAGGGTTTGCGCATCCACGGGCAGCACCCCTGCCGATTGGGCGGCGTCCACCAGGTATAATTTGCCATACTGATGGGCCAGACGGCCAATGTCCGCCACCGGGAGAATCGAGCCAATGACGTTGCTGGCGTGGGTGGTGGCCACCATCCTGATTTCCGGATGGTTTTTTAGCAGCGCTTCATAGGCGGTCAGGTCAAAGGGGAGGGCGTCGGTGTAAGGCACCACAAAAAACTGGATGCCTTTTTCCCGGGCCATTTTGCGAACGGGACGCGATAAGGCGTGGTGTTCCACGGCGCTGATGATGATGCCATCCCCCGCTTGCCACGGGTAGGCCTGAATGGCGAGGTTCAGGGCGTGGGTGGCCCCGCTGGTAAAACTGATGCGCTCCGGGTTGGCCACGTTGAACAGGGTGGCCAGCGTTTGCCGGGCCTCCTGCAGTTGATTGGCCCCCAGTCGGGCCGCCTTGGCCGTGCCTCGCTTGGGGCTGAACAGGCTGCGGAAGGATTGATCCATGACGGTGTAAACGGTTTCCGGTTTGGGCCAAGAGGTGGCGGCATTGTCCAGGTAATGCATCGGGTAAAATCCTTTGGGTTGGTTCTACAGGCCGGGATCGAGCAGGGCTTGGGGCACTTTTTCGCAAGCGGCCCCCAGAAAATAACGGATCACATTGTTGGGCAGGGTCACTTCTTTGGGGATGACATCGTTGTGGTAGCCCATGTCCGCCCCTTGTAACTCCCGATCCAGCGGGGGGGCGTAAATGTGCAGGCTGACCACATCCTGCTCGGAGGTGTTTTTGACCTCGTGCCGGACGCCCAGAGGAGTGTGTCCCACATCGCCCGCTCGCCATACCGTGGACACTTTTTTACCATCCGGGAAGTAGCTGGTATTCACAATTTCCCCTTCCAGAATGATCATCAGCCCATCGGAGGGGCCATGGCCGTGAATGGGGCTGGTGTGGCCGGGGCGCCAGCACACCACCAGAATTTCCACGCTGTTTGATTTGAAAACCAGATGCCGGGTGTAATGCGATTCTTTAAACTGTTTCAGGGCTTGCAGGTTAATCATGGGAAAACCACCAGATTGTTGAACGTAAAGGGCATACCGGCGCCATTTGTTTTTATTGGCCTTTATCTTACCCCAAAGCCTGCCGCGCAGTCAGTCATGATATTTCGATTAGAATAGAGGCACGATGTTTATTTACCTGCATGTCCCTTTTTGCCTGTCCCGCTGCGTGTATTGCGATTTTTACGTGGTGCTGGACAAATACGGCGGGCATGAGGCTTATGTGGACGCCGTGTGCCGAGAGATTGACCTGCGTTTCGCTTCTATCAATCCGCTTGATTTTCCGCAGGGCATTCAAACCCTGTACGTGGGCGGCGGCACCCCTTCCTTGCTGGATTCGGCGGCTTACCGGCGTATTTTTCAGAAGCTCAATCAGTATTTGCCTTTTGCCAGCGATGCGGAAATCACCCTGGAGGCCAACCCGGGCGCGCAGCGCTCGGAGATGGCCGATCATCCCGAGGCCTATTGGGCGTGCGGGTTTAACCGTATCAGTGTGGGGGTGCAAACCCTCAACAATGCCGAATTGAAAAAGCTCAGTCGTCTGCATGCGGCGGAAGAGGCTGAGACGTTCATCCAAGGGTTGCAAGCGGCTGGCTGGCGCAATATTTCGCTGGATTTAATGTACGGCATTCCCCTGCAAACCGAAGCCTCCTGGCAGGAGACCTTACGCCGGGCCATTGCCTTGAACGTGCAGCATATTTCCATGTACGGCTTAAAAGTGGAGGAAAATACCCCGCTGGAAACTTTAACCACCTTGCCCATGGCCAAAGGCAGCTATCCCTTGCCGGAGGAGGAAGCCATTGTGGCGATGTATTTTAGCGGGCTGTCCACCTTGGCTCAGGCGGGTTTTCGCCGTTACGAATTCAGCAATCTGGCCCAGCCCGGGTTTGAGTCCCGCCATAATTTAAACTACTGGAACAATGGCGACTTTTTAGCGCTGGGCGTGGCGGCGCACGGCTATTGGCAGGGCCAGCGTTACGAAACCATTTCCGATATCAAGCAGTACTTAAACAATCCACTGGCTGGAACGGTTCAGGATTGCCCCCCTGCCGAGCAACTGGAAAACGCCATTATTTTTGGTTTGCGCAAAGCAGAAGGCATTGATATCGCAGCCTTGGAGCAGACTTTTGGCATTGATTTCCGGCAGCGATACGCTGATATTTTAGATCGATATACCGGTACCGCACTGATTCTGAATGGCCATCAACTTCGATTGAAAGAGTCGGCCATTCCGCTTAGCAACACCCTTTTGGCCGAGTTCTTGGGGGACGCCTGAACACAAATTTTACAATCGTGGCACAAAAAAGCATCGAATTGTTTTTATGCAAACACAGGGACACAGGGACAGTGAATCGAACCAGGGAGCGGCCTTTGGGCAATCATCTGGTGAGACTCATTGCCAATGACGCGGATCAATAGGGGACTTTAACATGGCAGCAGGGGCGGGTGGGCCAACAGGGCCTTACGGTGGTTATATGCCAATGACGCGGATCAATAGGGGACTTTAACATGGCAGCAGGGGCGGGTGGGCCAACAGGGCCTTACGGTGGTTATATGCCAATGACGGCGAGTGATGCCAAATTTGCCAAGATCAATCAAACGGTGACGTCGGCCAATCAGGAATTCAAGCGGGCCATGATTACCACCGATCCCCGGTACAAGGCGGCCATGGCGCAAAGGGCTTCAGCGCCCGCTGGGCCACTGGCATCACCACCTCAGGCATCACAGCCACCGGCGGAGCAAAAGGGATTGTTCGGTAAAATTTGGGATGGCATAACCAGTATTTTCTAACGTTGTATCGGGTTTCAGGTTTTTTTTTCAGGATTTCATCACACCACACACAAACAACACTACCCAGGAGGTCGATCAATGACGCATCGATACCGCGGGACCGAGGAGTGGGCCTTCTAACCCCCATTACTTGTTCCCATGGATTCTATTCCATTGAAACATTCCTATTCATTCACCGGTCTTCGGGCCGGTGTTTTTATTTGGGGTGAGGGCAGCCTCGCTAGATGTTAAATTTAAAGTTTAAATATTTTTATAAATTTAATAACAAAAAATAGAGGCGGGCGGGTTTTATGCGTTTACAGGGATAGCAGGTGGCAATAGGGACACCTGTCGGGTATGGGAGGTTTAGACTATGGTTTATGGTGGGTATGGCGGCTATGGCGGTTTTGGTGGGTATGGTGGCTACGGGGGACTAGGCAGCACGCCTGGGTTCGCCTCGGGTATTTATCCTCCGGGGAGCGCCCCCGGTTCGGAGGCCTATCCTGGCGGCGGTCTGCGCCCGCAGAAATCCAAAGGATTTTTAGAAGGATTATTCAGTGGTACCTGGGATGGTATCCGCAAGATGTTTACCACGGTGCCGGGCGTGCTGGCGACGGTGGGCGCGGTCGGATTAACGGTGGCCACGGGTGGGGCGGCCCTCATTCCATTGGGTGCCCTGGCTGCGGGTGTGGGGGTTTACAACACCGCCAAAGGCCTGCTCAATCAGGATG carries:
- a CDS encoding bifunctional 4-hydroxy-2-oxoglutarate aldolase/2-dehydro-3-deoxy-phosphogluconate aldolase, with protein sequence MESSPSPEIQNSETARRQKALHQLGQAKLIAIVRTNSPESALWASHLLLQCGFGAIEIPFTVPEAADVIESLTEEYPEALIGAGTVLDVDTAYQALSAGAEFIVSPALIESIIPMAETDDVLILPGCLTPTEMHRATQLGALAVKFFPAQCSGGAEFLSALRGPFPQLQVVPTGGILQEHVPGYLKAGALAVGVGGPLLPKALVAKREEAAIRELALSYLKTAQSL
- a CDS encoding cyclase family protein — protein: MRQTLIDISIPLSHQMIAWPGDPGVEITRTLDVRCGDPATVSFLKLGSHTGTHVDAFSHFKQDGNSLSEMDLSPYIGPALVVEIEDPEKITLGELQRNPSFLDLRKAERVLFKTVNSEREWYKQSFNEHFCHLNPHAADFLVELGVKLVGIDYLSVEAFHAKTLYEEEAPTHHRLMKAGVYILEGLTLKGVKPGWYELLCLPLKLENGDGAPARAVLRPVSEKGHS
- a CDS encoding KGG domain-containing protein, with amino-acid sequence MTSKQGSGTSKRGFASMDPVKQREIASKGGKAAHEKGTAHEFTPEEAAAAGRKGGQASGRGRSATRSAE
- the queG gene encoding tRNA epoxyqueuosine(34) reductase QueG, which translates into the protein MTASPLTQTELTRLIKEKALALGFAKVGIVPAEPFRNGAVERLQTWLSQGFQADMAWMVSHYDKRKDPASLMEGTRSIVCVALNYFNTDAYDSQDAKELKIAKYARGTDYHYVVKDRLKELLAYVQTLQPDVQGRALTDSAPIMEKPLAVQAGLGWMGKNGNLILPGMGSFFFLGELLLDVALDYDTTVVPDQCGSCRRCIEACPTEAIVEPTVVDANRCIAYWTIEYKGEQFPATIREHLNGWVFGCDICQDVCPWNIKFARPTEEAAFQPRSLTRHPHRETLMALDEEQFREAFRKSPIKRPKLAGLQRNVRMATE
- a CDS encoding hypothetical protein (catalyzes the formation of D-fructose 6-phosphate from D-glucose 6-phosphate), whose amino-acid sequence is MIKLDYGNISTEKVGQAHGLNLPQVFEDYREQIQDIVSRIYAEKDQPGGWKRWLNLGYDQTLLDELNAYAQSVKGRFSDMVILGIGGSSLGGYAMLRALLHPYWNQLSDAQRNGFPRYYFVENVDSDQINPLMDMLDPQRTLFVVISKSGTTAETMSAFMIAKDWLEQKLPADQVKQHIVAITDAQKGVLRPVANQLHYQTFEVPDDVGGRFSVFCAVGLLPAVLCGISLSEIQKGIQDLDKVLQNPDLQQNPAAQGALIQYLLYQQGKPISVFMPYSYRLASVSDWYVQLWAESLGKKHDLQGNVVHVGPTPVRAVGVTDQHSQVQLFNEGPFDKVFTFISVGKPAQDIQIPANQFSDVEDLNYLNGKPMSQLMQAEFESTRASITNNQRPNMTLHLPQVDAYHFAQLLYLLEVQTAIAGALMGIDPFDQPGVELAKKYTYALMGRKGYEGLVSEARGLKSPLGV
- a CDS encoding 4Fe-4S dicluster domain-containing protein is translated as MPFVITEPCVNVKDKACVGVCPVDCIYDFDGENQLYIHPDECIECGACQPVCPVSAIFMDAEVPADQAKYIDLNAEKARALKG
- a CDS encoding GGDEF domain-containing protein, with product MMMSLPRFLVRLSASCIAFLLVLVFVIRVFAPGNPDTAAFFQLLALIQPVLDTAALILSWPVQQICQWVQHFLPTAWQGGFPVSSAAGCAQALVDGFLQLPGMMTSPLAPALLDVHYESQFPGVLDWRLLLSVAFWGWVESLFLKGLNIVDARLYRHQIRQRDEALLRSFQGGEARSEEPSVATSKNLLFNQVVRGLKNEISALNQSVNLDPLTQLFNRGYLDVYLDAELQKARWNGSALAVLLLDVDNFKQINDHYGHASGDEVLQKVASVLLNIKPPQGKAMAFRYGGEELVVVLTNTSPVEAEQVAETARVYIQKLKLDLAPEHSISASVGCCTLQFSETLAQMALTSADLLAKADALMYQAKQTGKNRVVANTFG
- a CDS encoding aminotransferase class V-fold PLP-dependent enzyme, with amino-acid sequence MHYLDNAATSWPKPETVYTVMDQSFRSLFSPKRGTAKAARLGANQLQEARQTLATLFNVANPERISFTSGATHALNLAIQAYPWQAGDGIIISAVEHHALSRPVRKMAREKGIQFFVVPYTDALPFDLTAYEALLKNHPEIRMVATTHASNVIGSILPVADIGRLAHQYGKLYLVDAAQSAGVLPVDAQTLNIDMLAVPGHKSLYGPPGVGALYVSEAVQLNTFMEGGTGNDSGKHTLNASPPDGIEVGTIPLPQILALAEGARWVQETGLSNIHRHEITLLAQLLSGLQEIPEVTIYGHTDVAHKTPVVSFNILGQEPKVVGERLFEQYGIALRAGFHCAPMAHEAIGSIHRGGTVRASIGYYTQPEDVAALINALKKLLSESLSQV
- a CDS encoding cysteine dioxygenase, coding for MINLQALKQFKESHYTRHLVFKSNSVEILVVCWRPGHTSPIHGHGPSDGLMIILEGEIVNTSYFPDGKKVSTVWRAGDVGHTPLGVRHEVKNTSEQDVVSLHIYAPPLDRELQGADMGYHNDVIPKEVTLPNNVIRYFLGAACEKVPQALLDPGL
- the hemW gene encoding radical SAM family heme chaperone HemW, whose translation is MFIYLHVPFCLSRCVYCDFYVVLDKYGGHEAYVDAVCREIDLRFASINPLDFPQGIQTLYVGGGTPSLLDSAAYRRIFQKLNQYLPFASDAEITLEANPGAQRSEMADHPEAYWACGFNRISVGVQTLNNAELKKLSRLHAAEEAETFIQGLQAAGWRNISLDLMYGIPLQTEASWQETLRRAIALNVQHISMYGLKVEENTPLETLTTLPMAKGSYPLPEEEAIVAMYFSGLSTLAQAGFRRYEFSNLAQPGFESRHNLNYWNNGDFLALGVAAHGYWQGQRYETISDIKQYLNNPLAGTVQDCPPAEQLENAIIFGLRKAEGIDIAALEQTFGIDFRQRYADILDRYTGTALILNGHQLRLKESAIPLSNTLLAEFLGDA